CTCTCCGAGGAGCAGACCGACCTGTCGGTGCAGAACCTCACCCTGGGTGACGCCGAGGCGACCGAGGAGGCCGGCGACGACGTACGCGTGTGGTTCGGCTCCACCTCCATCCGCGCGGCGGACGGCACCATCATCTCCCGCAGCCAGGAGCGCGTGGCCTTCGACGCCACCGACGGCGCGGCCGTCAACTGCTGCGAAGCCTTCAGCGAGACCACGGAGGGCGAGCGCACCGCCGCCAACCGCGAGGGCCAGGTCTACAAGCTGCCCTTCAACACCCAGAAGCAGACCTACCAGTGGTGGGACGGCACGCTGGGCGAGTCGGTCGACATGGAGTTCGTCGAGGAGACCGACGTCGACGGCCTGACCGTCTACCGCTTCGAGTCCGACGTCCCGGCCACCGAGGTCGGCACGCGGGAGATCCCGGGCTCGCTGGTCGACTCCGACGAGGCGGCCGTCACGGTCACCACCGTCTACGAGAACAGCAAGACGCTGTGGGTGGAGCCCGAGACCGGCGCCATCGTCGACCGCAACGAGACCACCCGCACCAGCCTGGAGTACGAGGGCGAGGAGGCGGTCGTGGCGACCGAGGCCAACCTCGAGTACACCGACGAGACCGTGGCGACCAACCGCGAGGACCTCGGCGACCTGGCCCAGCAGCTCTCGCTCGCCCGCACCACCGCGCCCATCGTGCTCGGTGTCCTCGGCCTGCTGCTGCTCGGCCTCGGCATCCTGCTGGCCCGTCGCCGCAGCGCCGACCCGAAGGCCGGCTGACCCGCCGCGACAGCGTCAGGGAGACGGCCAGCCGTCTGCCATCTCAGCCTCGTGGTCCGGGCTTGCTCGCCCGGACCACGAGGCTGATGCCTTTCCGGCCGCCGACGGGCAGCATCGACTCGATCGCGACGGCGGTGCGCAACCCGGCGTTGAGCACGGGGTGCACCGGCTCCATCTCGCTCTCGCTCTCGGAGTGCCGGCGCCGTCGTGCCTTCGCCACCGGGCGCAGCAGGACGTTCCACGAGCGGACGTCGTCGACGTGCAGGCCCACCGACTCCACGAGCGCGACCAGGCCCTCGCGGTCGTAGCGCCGGACGTGGCCGAGCGCGACGTCGTGGCCGCTCCAGAGGTCCATCCCTGCCGGGACCGCGACGAGCAGGCGCCCGCCCGGGCGCAGCACGCGCGCGGCCTCCGCGGCCACCTCGTCGTCCTCGACGACGTGCTCCCACATGTCGGTCGACATGACCAGGTCGAAGGTCTCGTCGGCGAAGGGCAGGTGGCGCGCGTCGCCGCGCAGCACCGGGAGCTGGCGGGCACGGGCGAGCCTCGCCGCCGCGGGGGAGTACTCCAGCCCGGTCACCGACCAACCGAGGTCGCGGAGCACGGCGGTGTTGCCCGCCGACCCACAGCCGACGTCGAGGGCGCGGCCGGTCGGGACCTGGCGCACGAGGCGCCGGACCAGCGCCCGGCGGCCGGCGTACCACCAGTGCTTCTGCTCGAGCTGTGCCGACTTCCGGATCTCGTCCTCGTCCACGCGGGCGAGCCTAGAGCACCTGCTTACGCGCATCCGCCCACCGCCCGGCGGCGACCTCACTAGGATTCGGCCATGGTCACCCAGGAGGACGTCGACAGGTTCGCGGAGCAGTTCGACGCCATGGCGGCCAACATCGAGCAGGCGCTGCTCGGCAAGGACCACCTCGTGCGGCTGACGCTGACCTGCCTGGTCGCCAACGGTCACATCCTGCTCGAGGACTACCCCGGAACGGGCAAGACGATGCTCGCCCGCGCCCTGGCCAACACCATCCGCGGGTCCCACGCCCGCATCCAGTTCACCCCCGACCTGCTGCCCTCGGACGTCACCGGGGTGACGGTCTTCGACCAGCAGACCTCGCGCTTCGACTTCCACCCGGGCGCGGTCTTCCACAACCTGCTCCTGGCAGACGAGATCAACCGCGCCTCGCCCAAGACGCAGTCCGCGCTGCTCGAGGTCATGGAGGAGGGACACGTCACGGTCGACGGGGTGACCCACGACGTGCCCCGTCCCTTCATGGTGATCGCCACGCAGAACCCGATCGAGCAGGCCGGGACCTACCGGCTGCCGGAGGCCCAGCTCGACCGCTTCCTCGTCAAGACCTCCGTGGGCTACCCCGACGCGGACGCCACCGAGACGCTGCTGCGCGGCAGCGCCATCCGCGACCGTGCGGGCCTGGTGTCCCCGGTGGCGGGCCTCGGTGACATCACGGCGATGGGCGAGGTGGCCGACCGCATCCACGTCGACGACGCGCTCATCCGCTACGTCCGGCTCGTCGCGGAGGCGACCCGGGAGCACCCCGACGTACGGGTGGGTCTCTCCCCCCGCGGCGCGCTCGCCCTCGTCCGGGTCGCCAAGGTGTGGGCCGCCGCCGCACGCCGCACGCACGTCGTCCCCCAGGACGTCGCGACCCTGGCCACCCCCGTCCTCAACCACCGGCTCCTGCTGCGTCCCGAGGCCGTGTTCGGCGACACCACGGTGGAGGCGGTGATCGACGACATCGTCGCGTCGGTCGCCGCGCCCACCGGACGCGGGTGATGGCACCGGCGGTCCTGAGGGGCGCCACGGCGGCCGTCTCACGACGGGTCACCCCCACGGGACGGGGTCTCGGAGGGCTCGCGCTCG
This sequence is a window from Nocardioides sp. S5. Protein-coding genes within it:
- a CDS encoding DUF3068 domain-containing protein, encoding MRRILGPVLVGLGCFFLAVALLVRFYAYPELAVAPVNQNSVTKLQAEDATYFNTSTLSEEQTDLSVQNLTLGDAEATEEAGDDVRVWFGSTSIRAADGTIISRSQERVAFDATDGAAVNCCEAFSETTEGERTAANREGQVYKLPFNTQKQTYQWWDGTLGESVDMEFVEETDVDGLTVYRFESDVPATEVGTREIPGSLVDSDEAAVTVTTVYENSKTLWVEPETGAIVDRNETTRTSLEYEGEEAVVATEANLEYTDETVATNREDLGDLAQQLSLARTTAPIVLGVLGLLLLGLGILLARRRSADPKAG
- a CDS encoding class I SAM-dependent methyltransferase; its protein translation is MDEDEIRKSAQLEQKHWWYAGRRALVRRLVRQVPTGRALDVGCGSAGNTAVLRDLGWSVTGLEYSPAAARLARARQLPVLRGDARHLPFADETFDLVMSTDMWEHVVEDDEVAAEAARVLRPGGRLLVAVPAGMDLWSGHDVALGHVRRYDREGLVALVESVGLHVDDVRSWNVLLRPVAKARRRRHSESESEMEPVHPVLNAGLRTAVAIESMLPVGGRKGISLVVRASKPGPRG
- a CDS encoding MoxR family ATPase, encoding MVTQEDVDRFAEQFDAMAANIEQALLGKDHLVRLTLTCLVANGHILLEDYPGTGKTMLARALANTIRGSHARIQFTPDLLPSDVTGVTVFDQQTSRFDFHPGAVFHNLLLADEINRASPKTQSALLEVMEEGHVTVDGVTHDVPRPFMVIATQNPIEQAGTYRLPEAQLDRFLVKTSVGYPDADATETLLRGSAIRDRAGLVSPVAGLGDITAMGEVADRIHVDDALIRYVRLVAEATREHPDVRVGLSPRGALALVRVAKVWAAAARRTHVVPQDVATLATPVLNHRLLLRPEAVFGDTTVEAVIDDIVASVAAPTGRG